The proteins below are encoded in one region of Ferroplasma acidiphilum:
- a CDS encoding cobaltochelatase subunit CobN gives MKFAVLIGWNGSVIQSFLHAGEETGNEIKIKYPRLDPVDKEFIDFVRDADAVFIHHFSGENIYSNILEDIESVIKGKKNVIAIDPILSNYSTVSKFVEEKVSNYYFYGGYENIKNMVLFIENTITPRHYEEPVEMPFSGIYEYGNTEFPKKVGILFYRTAWVDRDTKIIQYIIDNLNNNKISAIPVFTNGFGDRSRGIMSAEECINTYFYSDGKPVVDAVINLLSFSLIKKEDKSTLMNLGVPVFQGLIYYYKEEKEWLDSSGLDVVSTIMSAMLPEMDGTIEPVLIGVIKKIYDRGTIYRELVPVKEQAQYMINRIRKWVNLRYMKNSEKKIAIILHSGSSFKDLEANIGTATGLDTLNSVSSIMSLLRENGYNMDYLPENGESLIKTIMEKKAIPEGKWTPVEEIINKGGSVYGMPVKEYMKFFRELPEDSQDMIIKRWGELNTERDYMLLNGTMHIPGIISGNIFIGIQPKRITFADNDNSIRSIHDSLTPVTHYWLAFYKWIQEIFRADAIIHVGTHGTLEFTPGKGLGLSPSDFPEISIGEIPNLYLYSTNVPGEGIIAKRRSYAVLLDYITPPTAYDDVPDDIKELEDLIDDYEETEKAENTSRETMILEKIQKISDKIGLSIDFKDAHKATHEIEHRLNLFKDSIISKGLYIYGKDIDKDDLKDYVTTATRFDESLSKKYGKEEAENQIMAYLNEGTPIPELETGIIEKLKFSPENEKNNLLMALNGKFIEPGVSGSLTRGRYDVLPSGRNFYAVDPFKIPSHSAWQVGVILANKLIENEYKKNNKFPETIGFVLWSTDAYRSDGELISQILYTIGVEPVWQEGTKKVKDVKPIPLDVLKRPRIDVVVESSGIVRDNLFNIIELIDLAIKKVSELDEDDDVNFIVKHHKKYGHLDRIFSSKPGSYGSGVNNAIESSKWENENDLADVFTEWMGYSYGKNNFGRESKDELLSISKDIETIIHKREIDEIDINDDSCNYSYAGGFYLMAKKSGSKPSLMFEDTFNPNKPQVRTMKEEIERTAIGKLLNEKWIEAQKNFGYRGATEMLKKIEHLYGWGATTGMVNDNIFNNIANKFVLDREMKEWFKKENPWALSEITSRMIEAYKRDIWHASDSMKEQLEEEYMEIEGENE, from the coding sequence ATGAAGTTTGCCGTACTTATAGGATGGAACGGTTCCGTTATCCAGTCATTTTTACACGCAGGTGAGGAAACAGGCAATGAAATAAAAATAAAATATCCAAGGCTTGATCCTGTAGATAAGGAATTTATAGACTTTGTTAGAGATGCCGATGCTGTATTCATCCATCATTTTTCCGGTGAAAATATTTACAGCAATATTCTTGAAGACATAGAAAGCGTCATTAAGGGGAAGAAGAATGTAATAGCCATTGACCCGATACTGAGCAATTATTCAACGGTGAGCAAATTTGTCGAAGAAAAAGTATCAAATTACTATTTCTACGGTGGCTATGAAAATATTAAGAATATGGTATTATTCATTGAAAACACCATAACCCCCCGGCATTATGAAGAGCCGGTTGAGATGCCATTTTCCGGAATCTATGAATATGGAAATACTGAGTTTCCTAAGAAGGTAGGAATATTATTTTACCGGACAGCATGGGTAGACAGGGACACAAAAATAATACAGTACATTATAGATAATTTAAATAATAATAAAATTTCTGCAATACCGGTGTTCACAAACGGCTTTGGTGACCGGTCAAGGGGAATAATGAGTGCTGAAGAATGCATAAATACATATTTCTACAGCGATGGGAAGCCAGTTGTTGATGCAGTTATAAATCTATTATCGTTCTCCCTAATCAAGAAGGAGGATAAAAGTACACTGATGAATCTGGGTGTTCCTGTATTTCAGGGTTTAATATATTATTATAAAGAGGAAAAGGAATGGCTTGATTCTTCCGGGCTGGACGTTGTATCAACTATTATGAGCGCAATGCTTCCTGAAATGGATGGGACTATTGAGCCTGTACTTATCGGCGTTATTAAGAAAATTTATGACAGGGGCACCATATACAGGGAACTCGTCCCCGTCAAGGAACAGGCACAATACATGATTAACAGGATCCGGAAATGGGTCAACCTGCGCTATATGAAAAATTCTGAGAAAAAGATAGCTATTATACTGCATTCAGGTTCATCTTTCAAGGATCTGGAAGCCAATATCGGTACAGCAACAGGGCTTGACACACTTAATTCAGTATCCAGCATAATGTCATTACTGCGTGAGAATGGATATAATATGGATTACCTGCCGGAGAACGGCGAATCTCTTATTAAAACAATAATGGAGAAAAAGGCAATACCTGAAGGAAAGTGGACGCCTGTTGAAGAAATAATAAATAAGGGCGGATCCGTCTATGGAATGCCAGTAAAAGAGTATATGAAATTTTTCCGCGAATTGCCAGAGGATTCGCAGGATATGATAATCAAGCGCTGGGGGGAACTTAACACTGAAAGGGACTACATGCTCCTTAACGGTACCATGCATATTCCCGGGATCATATCAGGGAATATTTTTATAGGCATACAGCCAAAGAGAATTACATTTGCTGACAATGATAATAGCATCAGGTCAATACATGACTCCCTGACGCCGGTTACCCATTACTGGCTTGCATTTTATAAATGGATCCAGGAAATTTTCAGGGCAGATGCAATAATACATGTTGGAACACATGGAACACTGGAATTCACGCCGGGGAAAGGCCTCGGGCTATCACCATCAGATTTTCCGGAGATTTCTATCGGTGAGATTCCAAATCTATACCTTTATTCCACAAATGTTCCCGGAGAAGGGATAATAGCTAAAAGGAGAAGCTATGCAGTCCTTCTTGATTATATTACTCCGCCAACAGCCTACGATGATGTTCCCGATGATATAAAGGAGCTAGAAGACCTCATAGATGATTATGAGGAAACAGAAAAGGCAGAGAATACATCAAGGGAAACCATGATCCTTGAGAAAATCCAGAAGATTTCAGATAAAATTGGCTTATCCATAGATTTTAAGGATGCACATAAAGCTACGCATGAAATTGAACACCGCCTCAATCTCTTCAAGGATTCCATAATCAGCAAGGGATTATATATCTACGGAAAAGATATTGACAAAGATGATTTAAAGGATTACGTTACAACTGCCACACGTTTTGACGAGTCATTATCCAAAAAATATGGCAAGGAAGAAGCTGAAAATCAAATAATGGCCTATTTAAATGAGGGTACACCAATTCCCGAACTCGAAACCGGAATAATAGAAAAACTAAAGTTTTCGCCTGAAAACGAAAAGAACAATCTCCTGATGGCATTGAATGGCAAATTTATAGAACCCGGAGTTTCCGGGTCGCTCACCAGGGGAAGGTATGATGTATTGCCGTCAGGCAGGAATTTTTATGCCGTTGATCCGTTCAAGATACCCAGCCATTCAGCATGGCAGGTTGGTGTAATACTGGCAAACAAACTCATTGAAAATGAATACAAAAAAAATAATAAATTTCCGGAAACCATTGGATTTGTTCTCTGGTCTACCGATGCATACAGGTCAGATGGGGAATTGATATCCCAGATACTCTATACAATTGGTGTAGAACCTGTGTGGCAGGAAGGGACAAAGAAGGTAAAGGATGTTAAGCCAATACCCCTGGATGTCCTTAAAAGGCCCAGAATCGACGTTGTGGTAGAATCCAGTGGCATTGTAAGGGACAATCTTTTCAATATAATAGAATTAATAGATCTGGCAATAAAAAAGGTATCTGAACTGGATGAAGATGATGATGTAAATTTCATTGTCAAGCACCATAAGAAATACGGGCACCTTGATAGAATATTTTCTTCGAAGCCCGGTTCCTACGGTTCCGGAGTTAACAATGCAATAGAATCATCAAAATGGGAAAATGAGAATGACCTTGCGGATGTATTTACGGAATGGATGGGATATTCATATGGCAAAAACAACTTTGGAAGAGAATCAAAGGATGAGCTGCTTTCAATCTCTAAGGATATAGAAACTATAATACATAAAAGGGAAATCGATGAGATAGACATAAACGACGATTCGTGCAATTATTCCTATGCAGGCGGCTTCTATCTTATGGCGAAGAAAAGCGGCTCAAAGCCATCGCTTATGTTTGAAGACACATTTAATCCCAATAAGCCACAGGTACGGACAATGAAAGAGGAAATAGAACGTACTGCTATTGGGAAATTGTTGAATGAAAAATGGATTGAAGCACAGAAAAATTTCGGCTATAGGGGCGCTACAGAAATGCTGAAAAAGATCGAGCATCTATACGGCTGGGGCGCTACTACCGGAATGGTGAACGACAATATTTTCAATAATATAGCTAATAAATTTGTACTTGACAGGGAAATGAAGGAGTGGTTCAAAAAAGAAAATCCATGGGCCCTTTCAGAAATTACCTCAAGAATGATAGAGGCATATAAGCGGGATATATGGCATGCCAGCGATAGCATGAAGGAACAGCTTGAGGAAGAGTACATGGAAATAGAGGGTGAAAACGAATGA